The Linepithema humile isolate Giens D197 chromosome 7, Lhum_UNIL_v1.0, whole genome shotgun sequence genome has a window encoding:
- the LOC105678540 gene encoding 4-galactosyl-N-acetylglucosaminide 3-alpha-L-fucosyltransferase FUT6-like codes for MLKFSQFRRLAFVLLITVTITIFCKLLLAPIFFTSDRRSPVFKNGQTSITKEEKEKLGNPEWWKFFFRSKILNEQLMKMTTLDAHLLERGFTNEQVRNISALGKWLLAPEGSPPPDSNATNGSYLILIWKHGSFLERRHIRRFTFNKFSPWDQCSVRDCILSYDEKDLHQADAVVFHLHRTKSPSELPVRSRVDQWWIFLTDESPFHTFLHNRQKLSDYDGLFNWSMSYRMDSDVPVPYGRTVRISSDVSSRDAVVGTSKTKLVAVMGSNCGGRNGRWSYVKALKSSLRDDLDVLGRCLNGNSTVCPGHFDRDCAALNAYKFYLSFENSNCREYLTEKVFWQAYNKFAVPIIMGASREDCRRLLPPHSFLHTDDFAGANALADYLRYLDRDDEHYLKYHEWRVRYRVINEHGYFGSMSKHYCRICEALHYNSAAPKVYTKLEHWWSKDRDCAPATA; via the exons ATGCTCAAGTTTTCACAATTCCGGCGTCTTGCATTCGTTCTGCTCATCACTGtgacaattacaattttctgTAAGTTGTTACTGGCTCCAATCTTTTTTACTTCTGACAGAAGATCTCCCGTTTTTAAAAATGGACAGACATCCAtaacaaaagaagaaaaagaaaaacttggTAATCCTGAATGGTGGAAGTTTTTCTTTCGTTCAAAGATACTTAACGAACAGTTGATGAAAATGACAACTTTGGACGCGCATCTTCTGGAAAGAGGCTTCACCAATGAACAG GTAAGGAATATATCTGCACTCGGGAAATGGCTTCTAGCGCCTGAAGGAAGTCCACCGCCAGACTCCAATGCCACTAACGGAAGCTATTTAATCCTGATCTGGAAGCATGGTTCATTTCTGGAGCGCAGACACATCAGACGCTTCACATTCAACAA gtTTTCGCCGTGGGACCAGTGTTCAGTGCGGGATTGCATACTGAGTTATGACGAGAAGGATCTGCATCAAGCAGACGCCGTGGTGTTCCACTTGCATCGTACGAAGAGCCCGTCGGAACTACCGGTGAGAAGCCGTGTGGATCAATGGTGGATCTTCCTGACGGATGAATCGCCATTCCATACATTTTTGCACAACCGTCAGAAATTGTCTGATTACGACGGTCTGTTCAACTGGTCGATGTCCTATCGCATGGACAGCGACGTACCGGTTCCTTACGGACGAACGGTGCGAATTTCCAGCGATGTCTCGAGTCGAGACGCCGTCGTGGGGACTTCGAAGACCAAACTGGTCGCCGTAATGGGCAGCAATTGCGGTGGTCGTAACGGACGATGGTCTTACGTGAAGGCGCTGAAATCGTCGCTCCGCGACGACCTCGACGTCCTCGGAAGATGCCTGAATGGCAACAGCACCGTCTGTCCAGGTCACTTCGACCGTGACTGCGCCGCCCTGAACGCGTACAAGTTCTATCTGTCGTTTGAGAACTCCAATTGCCGGGAATACTTGACGGAGAAGGTGTTCTGGCAAGCGTACAACAAATTCGCAGTCCCGATAATAATGGGAGCGTCGCGGGAAGACTGCCGGCGATTGTTGCCGCCGCACTCCTTTCTTCATACGGACGATTTCGCTGGCGCAAACGCGCTCGCCGACTATCTCAGGTATCTGGACCGCGACGATGAGCATTACCTCAAGTATCACGAGTGGCGCGTTCGCTACCGGGTGATTAACGAGCACGGCTACTTCGGCAGCATGTCCAAGCACTACTGTCGCATCTGCGAGGCGCTACATTATAATTCCGCTGCACCGAAAGTTTACACAAAGCTTGAACACTGGTGGAGCAAGGACAGAGACTGCGCTCCAGCGACCGCTTAA